From a single Meiothermus sp. Pnk-1 genomic region:
- a CDS encoding DoxX family protein, whose product MTTAKITAPTQIPEPAVARFLFSDTRLAPLWLILRVYLGWQWLEAGWGKLTNPAGVWVGEKAGVALAAFLKGALTKTTGEHPDVTGWYAWFISHVALPNAKAFSYLVVFGEILVGLALILGLFTGLAAFFGGFMNAAFLLAGTVSANPWMFIVATWLVLAWRSAGYWGLDGWVLPRLGAFFGRGDRSPAG is encoded by the coding sequence ATGACAACCGCCAAAATCACTGCTCCCACGCAAATACCAGAACCCGCTGTCGCCCGCTTTCTCTTTTCCGACACCCGGCTGGCCCCCTTATGGCTGATCCTGAGGGTCTACTTGGGATGGCAATGGCTCGAGGCCGGTTGGGGCAAGCTCACCAACCCAGCCGGGGTATGGGTGGGTGAAAAGGCAGGTGTGGCCCTCGCCGCTTTTCTCAAGGGAGCGCTGACCAAGACCACTGGCGAACACCCCGACGTGACCGGCTGGTACGCTTGGTTTATCTCCCATGTGGCCTTACCCAACGCCAAGGCCTTTAGCTACTTGGTGGTCTTCGGAGAAATCCTAGTGGGGTTGGCTCTGATCCTGGGTCTTTTCACCGGCTTAGCGGCTTTCTTTGGAGGCTTCATGAATGCAGCCTTCCTGCTGGCGGGAACGGTGAGCGCCAACCCCTGGATGTTCATCGTGGCGACTTGGCTGGTGCTGGCCTGGCGGAGTGCAGGTTACTGGGGCCTGGATGGCTGGGTGCTGCCTCGCTTGGGAGCGTTCTTTGGGAGAGGCGATCGTTCGCCTGCTGGCTAA
- a CDS encoding type II toxin-antitoxin system VapC family toxin → MSKNSEDELVVFDTNALIQIHTQERFSQLALSVYQKAGYIGVCNRVVPEMAGATGAMVRSKSLSKADRNKIQSFLLDNLENWPVLPVSKTVCRKAFDLCRKHPLKGADAVHLAAALDMQLFRELRFFTLDKTLYQAALKEKVPVVAVSEFEGGR, encoded by the coding sequence ATGTCAAAGAACAGCGAAGATGAACTTGTTGTCTTTGATACCAACGCGCTGATCCAAATACATACCCAAGAGCGCTTCAGTCAGTTGGCCTTATCGGTTTACCAAAAAGCCGGGTACATCGGGGTTTGCAATCGGGTTGTGCCTGAAATGGCTGGGGCAACCGGGGCTATGGTGCGAAGCAAAAGCCTTAGCAAAGCCGATAGAAACAAGATTCAATCCTTCTTGCTGGACAACCTGGAAAACTGGCCGGTACTTCCAGTTTCAAAAACGGTTTGCCGCAAAGCCTTTGACCTATGCCGAAAACACCCCCTCAAAGGGGCCGATGCCGTACACCTGGCCGCTGCGCTGGATATGCAACTATTTCGTGAGCTAAGGTTTTTCACCCTGGACAAAACCCTGTACCAGGCCGCCCTAAAAGAAAAAGTTCCGGTTGTAGCGGTCTCGGAGTTCGAAGGTGGCCGGTAG
- the uraD gene encoding 2-oxo-4-hydroxy-4-carboxy-5-ureidoimidazoline decarboxylase encodes MGPIFLSAINQMDRAAFVEAVGWVFEGSPWVAERAWATRPWASVEGLHQAMCQMVEMAPIALKLDLIRAHPDLGSRARMAEASAREQKGAGLDTLAPEEFDRLQRLNRSYREKFGFPFILAVRGKTKGEVLQALEERLEHDKQTELEAALEQIYRIAWWRLSEVVNP; translated from the coding sequence ATGGGGCCCATTTTTCTGAGCGCCATCAACCAGATGGATCGGGCAGCGTTCGTTGAAGCAGTGGGTTGGGTGTTTGAGGGTTCCCCCTGGGTAGCCGAACGGGCTTGGGCCACCCGTCCTTGGGCGAGTGTGGAGGGGCTGCACCAGGCCATGTGCCAGATGGTCGAGATGGCCCCCATCGCCCTCAAGCTGGATCTGATCCGAGCTCACCCCGACCTGGGTAGCCGAGCCCGGATGGCTGAGGCTTCCGCTCGAGAACAAAAGGGGGCTGGGCTGGACACCCTGGCCCCTGAGGAATTCGATCGTCTTCAGCGGCTCAACCGCTCTTATAGAGAAAAGTTTGGCTTTCCCTTTATCCTGGCGGTGCGAGGCAAGACCAAAGGCGAGGTTTTGCAGGCGCTAGAAGAGCGGCTGGAGCACGATAAACAAACCGAGCTGGAAGCTGCCCTCGAGCAGATCTACCGCATCGCTTGGTGGCGCCTGAGCGAGGTGGTAAATCCTTAG